One part of the Pieris napi chromosome 4, ilPieNapi1.2, whole genome shotgun sequence genome encodes these proteins:
- the LOC125048709 gene encoding probable ATP-dependent RNA helicase DDX56: MAGENKVMFHEMELDDRLLKAISQLGWSTPTLIQETAIPLLLEGKDVLMRARTGSGKTAAFTIPVIQKILNLKNTSLHQCITSLILSPSKELCGQIASVVSELTLKCSREVRCIDISSNTNTQIQKSLLLDKPDIVVATPARALAHLKAGNMKLKDDLAMLIVDEADLVFSFGYEDEVKELLGYLPKIYQAVLASATLSDDVINLKKIVLRNPVTLKLEEPELAPSSQLQHYHLFAEEDDKAAILYALLKLNLIRGKSIIFVRTVDRCYKLKLYLEQFKIGSCVLNSELPAAIRCLSVDQFNRGRYQIIVASDEKALEKPDGGLLKGEEIGKKNKQKSKRKKDKESGVSRGIDFQHVANVINFDFPLDVTSYVHRAGRTARGHNQGSVLSFVSIREKPLLEEVEAHLSKGFNNQEVLQKYSFALEEVEGFRYRSRDAWRAVTRIAVREARLQEIKRELLNCNKLKGFFEENPAELAAIKRDKALHTVRVQEQLAHVPEYLVPGALRPSEPEASADRPAPPQAPKRKTQHSYGSAKRHKYQARRNNPLQSFELKTLKKSTDT, from the exons atggcaGGCGAAAACAAGGTTATGTTTCATGAAATGGAATTAGATGATCGTTTACTTAAG GCAATATCACAGCTTGGGTGGTCAACTCCAACATTAATTCAGGAAACTGCAATACCTCTGCTATTGGAAGGAAAGGATGTTCTTATGAGAGCCAGGACAGGATCAGGCAAAACTGCAGCTTTTACTATTCCTGTAATACAAAAGAtactaaacttaaaaaacaCAAGTTTACATCAATGCATAACGAGTCTTATTTTGTCTCCCAGTAAAGAATTATGTGGCCAG ATAGCTTCAGTTGTATCAGAGCTAACACTAAAATGTTCAAGAGAAGTCAGATGTATAGATATATCATCCAACACAAACACCCAAATCCAAAAGTCTCTTCTGTTAGATAAACCAGACATTGTGGTAGCTACACCGGCAAGAGCATTAGCACATCTTAAAGCTGGAAACATGAAACTTAAAGATGATTTAGCAATGCTAATTGTAGATGAGGCTGACCTTGTATTTTCATTTGGCTACGAAGATGAGGTGAAAGAGCTCTTGGG gTATTTGCCAAAGATTTACCAAGCTGTGTTAGCTTCAGCTACACTATCAGATGATGTAATCAACCTTAAAAAGATAGTTCTTAGGAATCCAGTGACATTGAAATTGGAGGAACCTGAATTGGCACCATCCTCCCAACTACAACACTACCACCTATTTGCGGAGGAAGATGATAAAGCGGCAATATTATATGCCTTGCtgaaacttaatttaataagagGCAAAAGCATTATCTTTGTAAGAACTGTGGACAGATGTTATAA attaaaattatatttggaaCAGTTTAAAATTGGCTCTTGTGTTTTGAACTCTGAACTGCCAGCTGCCATACGATGTCTGTCTGTGGACCAGTTTAACCGAGGTCGCTATCAAATTATCGTGGCCTCAGATGAAAAAGCTTTAGAAAAACCCGATGGAGGATTACTTAAAGGAGAAGAAATTGGCAAGAAGAATAAG CAAAAATCTAAACGTAAAAAAGACAAGGAGTCCGGAGTATCTCGCGGTATTGATTTCCAACACGTAGCCAACGTCATCAATTTTGATTTCCCGCTGGATGTCACATCGTATGTACACCGAGCGGGACGGACGGCACGCGGACACAATCAG ggATCAGTGCTATCATTTGTATCAATAAGAGAGAAACCTTTACTAGAAGAGGTGGAAGCACACCTGTCCAAAGGGTTCAACAATCAGGAAGTGTTGCA AAAGTACTCATTTGCGTTAGAAGAAGTGGAGGGTTTTCGTTACCGGTCTAGGGATGCGTGGCGAGCCGTCACTCGCATCGCCGTGAGGGAAGCACGACTACAAGAGATTAAGCGAGAACTGCTCAACTGCAACAAGTTAAAG GGATTCTTCGAGGAAAACCCGGCTGAGCTGGCGGCGATTAAACGAGACAAGGCCCTACACACGGTCAGAGTTCAAGAACAATTGGCCCATGTCCCAGAATATTTAGTTCCCGGAGCACTTCGACCGTCTGAACCCGAAGCCAGCGCAGACCGCCCGGCGCCCCCACAAGCACCTAAAAGAAAGACCCAACACAGTTATGGCAGCGCTAAACGGCATAAGTACCAG GCGCGACGCAACAACCCGCTGCAGAGTTTCGAACTAAAGACACTCAAGAAATCGACAGACACATAG